In one Pseudomonas purpurea genomic region, the following are encoded:
- the ispF gene encoding 2-C-methyl-D-erythritol 2,4-cyclodiphosphate synthase has protein sequence MRIGHGYDVHRFAEGDFITLGGVRIAHSFGLLAHSDGDVVLHALSDALLGAAALGDIGKHFPDTDPQFKGADSRVLLRHVVALIHAKGWKVGNVDNTIVAQAPKMAPHIESMRALIAADLQVELDQVNVKATTTEKLGFVGREEGIAVHSVALLLRA, from the coding sequence ATGCGTATTGGCCACGGCTATGATGTGCACCGTTTCGCTGAAGGCGATTTCATCACTCTGGGCGGCGTGCGCATCGCACACAGCTTCGGGCTGCTCGCCCACTCCGACGGTGACGTCGTGCTGCACGCCTTGAGCGATGCCTTGCTCGGCGCGGCGGCGCTGGGTGACATCGGCAAACATTTTCCGGACACCGACCCGCAATTCAAGGGCGCTGACAGCCGTGTGCTGCTGCGTCACGTCGTCGCACTGATCCACGCCAAAGGCTGGAAAGTCGGTAACGTCGACAACACCATCGTGGCCCAGGCGCCGAAGATGGCCCCGCATATCGAATCGATGCGCGCGCTGATTGCCGCGGATCTTCAAGTTGAGTTGGATCAAGTGAACGTGAAAGCTACCACCACCGAAAAGCTTGGCTTTGTCGGTCGCGAAGAAGGCATCGCCGTGCATTCCGTTGCCTTGTTGCTGCGCGCATGA
- a CDS encoding protein-L-isoaspartate(D-aspartate) O-methyltransferase — MTSQRTRERLIQRLYDEGLSNPQVLEVIRRTPRHLFVDEALAHRAYEDTALPIGHNQTISQPYMVARMSELLLEAGPLDKVLEIGTGSGYQTAVLSQLVERVFSVERIKVLQDRAKERLVELNLRNVVFRWGDGWEGWPALAPYNGIIVTAVATDVPQALLDQLAPGGRLVIPVGAGEVQQLMLIIREEQGFSRRVLCAVRFVPLLNGPLA, encoded by the coding sequence ATGACCTCGCAACGCACACGCGAGCGCCTGATTCAGCGCCTGTATGACGAAGGTCTGTCCAACCCGCAGGTGCTGGAAGTCATTCGGCGAACCCCACGTCATCTGTTTGTCGATGAGGCGTTGGCGCACCGGGCTTACGAAGACACGGCGTTGCCGATCGGCCACAACCAGACCATTTCCCAGCCTTATATGGTGGCGCGCATGAGCGAGCTGCTGCTGGAGGCCGGGCCGCTGGACAAAGTCCTGGAGATCGGCACCGGTTCGGGCTACCAGACAGCGGTACTGTCGCAACTGGTAGAACGGGTGTTTTCCGTTGAGCGGATCAAGGTCTTGCAGGATCGGGCCAAGGAACGCCTCGTGGAGCTGAACCTGCGTAACGTGGTGTTCCGTTGGGGTGATGGCTGGGAAGGCTGGCCGGCGCTGGCGCCGTACAACGGCATTATTGTCACCGCTGTGGCGACCGATGTGCCTCAGGCCTTGCTCGATCAACTGGCGCCGGGTGGCCGGTTGGTGATCCCGGTGGGCGCGGGAGAAGTTCAACAATTGATGCTGATCATTCGCGAGGAACAAGGCTTCTCGCGGCGTGTTCTGTGTGCGGTACGTTTCGTTCCTTTGCTCAATGGCCCCCTGGCCTGA
- a CDS encoding S-(hydroxymethyl)glutathione dehydrogenase/class III alcohol dehydrogenase, with translation MIKSRAAVAFEAKKPLEIVEVDVAMPKAGEVLLRVVASGVCHTDAFTLSGADPEGIFPTILGHEGGAIVEAIGEGVTSVVVGDHVIPLYTPECGQCKFCKSGKTNLCQAIRATQGKGLMPDGTTRFSYKGQPIFHYMGTSTFSEYTVLPEISVAKIPKEAPLEKVCLLGCGVTTGIGAVINTAKVKPGDTVAIFGLGGIGLSAVIGAVKAKAARIIAIDINPAKFEIARQLGATDCVNPKDFDRPIQEVIVDMTDGGVDFSFECIGNVQLMRAALECCHKGWGESVIIGVAGAGQEISTRPFQLVTGRVWRGSAFGGVRGRTELPSYVEMAQTGEIPLDTFITHTMGLEDINKAFDLMHEGKSIRSVIHF, from the coding sequence ATGATCAAGTCACGCGCTGCCGTTGCCTTCGAGGCCAAGAAACCCCTTGAGATCGTTGAAGTTGACGTTGCCATGCCCAAGGCGGGTGAAGTCCTGTTGCGCGTCGTCGCCTCCGGTGTGTGCCATACCGACGCCTTCACCCTGTCGGGCGCAGATCCGGAAGGCATCTTTCCCACGATTCTCGGTCACGAAGGGGGCGCGATCGTCGAAGCCATCGGCGAAGGTGTGACCTCGGTTGTGGTGGGTGATCATGTGATCCCCCTGTACACCCCGGAATGTGGGCAGTGCAAATTCTGTAAGTCGGGCAAGACCAACCTCTGCCAGGCCATTCGTGCGACCCAGGGCAAGGGCCTGATGCCGGATGGCACCACGCGTTTCTCCTACAAAGGCCAGCCGATTTTCCACTACATGGGCACCTCGACCTTCTCGGAGTACACCGTGCTGCCGGAAATTTCCGTGGCGAAGATCCCGAAAGAAGCGCCGCTGGAAAAAGTCTGCCTGCTGGGCTGCGGCGTCACCACCGGGATCGGCGCGGTGATCAACACCGCCAAGGTCAAGCCGGGCGATACCGTGGCGATCTTCGGTCTGGGCGGCATTGGCCTGTCGGCAGTGATCGGCGCGGTGAAAGCCAAGGCGGCACGCATCATTGCCATCGATATCAACCCGGCCAAGTTCGAGATCGCCAGGCAGTTGGGCGCGACCGATTGTGTGAACCCGAAAGATTTTGACCGTCCGATCCAGGAAGTCATCGTCGACATGACCGATGGCGGCGTCGACTTTTCCTTCGAGTGCATCGGCAATGTGCAACTGATGCGCGCAGCGCTGGAGTGCTGCCACAAAGGGTGGGGCGAGTCGGTGATCATCGGCGTTGCAGGTGCTGGCCAAGAGATTTCCACCCGTCCGTTCCAACTGGTCACCGGTCGCGTCTGGCGCGGTTCGGCGTTCGGCGGCGTGCGCGGTCGTACCGAATTGCCAAGCTATGTGGAAATGGCCCAGACCGGTGAAATCCCGTTGGATACCTTTATTACCCACACCATGGGCCTGGAAGACATCAACAAGGCTTTCGACCTGATGCATGAAGGCAAAAGCATTCGTTCTGTCATCCATTTCTGA
- the ispD gene encoding 2-C-methyl-D-erythritol 4-phosphate cytidylyltransferase, which produces MTQPLPAFWAVIPAAGVGARMAADRPKQYLQLGGRTILEHSLGCFLDHPSLKGLVVSLAVDDPYWPNLACASDARIQRVEGGAERSGSVLNALLHLHAQGAGDDDWVLVHDAARPNLTRDDLDKLLSELADDPVGGLLAVPARDTLKRVDKHGRVLETVDRSLIWQAYTPQMFRLGALHRALADSLVADAVITDEASAMEWSGLAPRLIEGRADNLKVTRPEDLEWLRLRWANRR; this is translated from the coding sequence ATGACCCAGCCATTACCGGCCTTCTGGGCCGTGATTCCTGCCGCGGGCGTCGGTGCCCGTATGGCCGCGGACCGTCCCAAGCAATACTTGCAACTGGGCGGGCGCACTATTCTTGAACACAGCCTTGGCTGTTTCCTCGATCATCCTTCCCTGAAAGGGTTGGTGGTCAGTCTTGCCGTTGATGATCCCTACTGGCCGAACCTGGCCTGTGCTTCCGACGCCCGTATTCAGCGGGTCGAGGGCGGTGCGGAGCGTTCCGGGTCGGTGCTCAATGCTTTACTGCATTTGCATGCGCAAGGCGCTGGCGATGATGACTGGGTGTTGGTCCATGATGCGGCGCGACCGAACCTGACTCGTGATGATCTCGACAAGTTGCTGTCGGAACTGGCTGACGATCCTGTCGGTGGGTTGCTCGCAGTTCCTGCTCGCGACACCTTGAAGCGTGTCGACAAACATGGCCGGGTTCTTGAAACCGTTGATCGCAGCCTGATCTGGCAAGCCTATACGCCGCAGATGTTCCGCCTTGGCGCGTTGCATCGGGCATTGGCCGACAGCCTGGTGGCCGACGCGGTCATTACTGACGAAGCTTCGGCCATGGAGTGGTCGGGTTTGGCGCCACGCTTGATTGAAGGGCGTGCCGATAATCTCAAGGTTACCCGGCCTGAAGATCTTGAATGGCTACGCCTGCGTTGGGCGAATCGCCGCTGA
- the fghA gene encoding S-formylglutathione hydrolase, with product MSLENISCQKSFGGWHKRYRHRSDVLGCDMVFAVYLPPQAEQGGKLPVLYWLSGLTCTDENFMHKAGAMRMAAELGLIIVAPDTSPRGTEVPGDPDGAWDFGLGAGFYLNATQEPWAKHYRMHDYVVQELPALVEAHFPASDKRGISGHSMGGHGALVCALRNPGRYQSVSAFAPINNPMDCPWGQKAFTRYLGEERSKWREWDASVLISYAREKLPLLVDQGDRDDFLATQLKPEALQQAAKLAGHPLTLRLQPGYDHSYFFIASFIDDHLRHHAHALGA from the coding sequence ATGAGTCTGGAAAATATCTCCTGTCAGAAAAGCTTTGGTGGCTGGCACAAACGCTACCGCCATCGCTCTGACGTGCTGGGTTGCGACATGGTGTTTGCCGTGTACCTGCCGCCGCAAGCGGAGCAGGGCGGCAAGCTGCCGGTGCTGTACTGGTTGTCCGGTTTGACCTGCACCGACGAGAACTTCATGCACAAGGCTGGCGCCATGCGCATGGCTGCCGAACTGGGGCTGATCATTGTTGCTCCGGACACCAGCCCACGCGGCACCGAGGTGCCGGGCGACCCGGATGGCGCATGGGATTTCGGCCTGGGTGCCGGGTTCTATCTGAATGCCACGCAGGAACCGTGGGCCAAGCATTATCGGATGCATGACTACGTAGTGCAGGAATTGCCTGCGCTGGTTGAAGCGCATTTCCCGGCATCGGATAAACGCGGCATCAGTGGTCATTCCATGGGGGGCCACGGCGCGTTGGTCTGTGCGTTGCGTAACCCCGGGCGGTATCAGTCGGTGTCGGCGTTTGCGCCGATCAACAACCCGATGGACTGCCCGTGGGGTCAGAAGGCATTCACCCGTTACCTGGGCGAAGAGCGTTCGAAGTGGCGTGAATGGGATGCCAGTGTGCTGATCAGCTATGCCCGTGAAAAGCTGCCGTTGCTGGTGGATCAGGGCGACCGGGATGACTTCCTGGCCACTCAACTCAAGCCTGAAGCGTTGCAACAAGCCGCCAAACTGGCCGGTCACCCGCTGACCCTGCGCCTGCAACCGGGTTACGACCACAGCTATTTCTTCATCGCCAGCTTCATCGATGATCACTTGCGGCATCACGCGCACGCTCTAGGCGCCTAA
- the rpoS gene encoding RNA polymerase sigma factor RpoS yields the protein MALSKEVPEFDIDDEVLLMETDIAMDSMSNNEGAAPPSVRAKSKHSASLKQHKYIDYTRALDATQLYLNEIGFSPLLSPEEEVHFARLSQSGCPAGRKRMIESNLRLVVKIARRYVNRGLSLLDLIEEGNLGLIRAVEKFDPERGFRFSTYATWWIRQTIERAIMNQTRTIRLPIHVVKELNVYLRAARELTQKLDHEPSPEEIASLLEKPVGEVKRMLGLNERVSSVDVSLGPDSDKTLLDTLTDDRPTDPCELLQDDDLSQSIDQWLSELTDKQREVVIRRFGLRGHESSTLEDVGLEIGLTRERVRQIQVEGLKRLREILEKNGLSSESLFQ from the coding sequence ATGGCTCTCAGTAAAGAAGTGCCGGAGTTTGACATCGACGATGAGGTTCTCCTGATGGAGACCGACATCGCTATGGATTCGATGTCGAATAATGAAGGGGCCGCACCACCTTCCGTTCGCGCCAAATCCAAGCACTCCGCTTCACTCAAGCAACACAAATACATTGATTACACACGGGCGCTCGATGCGACCCAGCTGTACCTCAATGAAATCGGCTTTTCCCCATTGCTCTCACCGGAAGAAGAAGTTCATTTTGCGCGCCTGTCGCAAAGTGGCTGTCCGGCCGGGCGCAAGCGCATGATTGAAAGCAACCTGCGGCTGGTGGTGAAAATCGCCCGACGCTATGTCAATCGTGGGCTATCGCTGCTCGACCTGATCGAAGAGGGCAACCTCGGGCTGATCCGGGCGGTGGAGAAGTTCGATCCGGAGCGTGGCTTCCGCTTTTCGACTTACGCGACCTGGTGGATCCGTCAGACCATCGAACGCGCGATCATGAACCAGACCCGGACCATCCGGTTGCCGATTCATGTGGTCAAGGAGCTGAATGTCTACCTGCGGGCCGCCCGCGAGCTGACGCAAAAGCTCGATCATGAACCTTCACCCGAAGAAATCGCCAGCCTGCTGGAAAAACCGGTCGGTGAGGTCAAGCGCATGCTTGGCTTGAATGAGCGGGTTTCTTCGGTCGACGTCTCGCTGGGTCCGGATTCGGATAAAACCCTGCTGGACACCCTGACTGACGATCGCCCTACCGATCCGTGTGAGCTGCTGCAGGACGACGACCTGTCGCAGAGCATCGATCAGTGGCTCTCGGAGCTGACGGACAAGCAGCGCGAGGTGGTGATACGCCGCTTCGGGTTGCGTGGTCACGAAAGCAGTACGCTCGAAGACGTAGGCCTGGAGATCGGTCTGACCCGTGAAAGGGTTCGGCAAATCCAGGTTGAAGGCCTGAAACGTCTTCGCGAGATCCTGGAGAAGAACGGCCTGTCCAGCGAGTCGCTGTTCCAGTAA
- a CDS encoding peptidoglycan DD-metalloendopeptidase family protein, producing the protein MSLTVIAQRIGITSFKRLVTGLVLSSLLVGCSSTPSSNVRVVDRNNAAAQRPAVTTGQYVVRPGDTMFSIAFRYGWDYKALAARNNIPTPYTIHPGQTIRFDGRTGSSSNTVVTQSGASASSSSKTTIIRRPVGTTAAATPTVASKTPLAPLPPAGPAPTGWGWPSNGILIGKFSSNGSLNKGIDIAGDLGQPVLAASDGTVVYAGSGLRGYGELVIIKHSDTYVSAYGHNRRLLVREGQQVKVGQTIAEMGSTGTDRVKLHFEIRRQGKPVDPLQFLPRR; encoded by the coding sequence GTGAGTCTCACAGTCATTGCGCAGCGTATCGGTATCACAAGCTTTAAGCGCCTGGTGACTGGCCTTGTCTTGAGTTCCTTGCTGGTCGGGTGTTCCAGTACACCTTCGAGCAACGTGCGTGTCGTCGACCGCAACAATGCGGCTGCCCAGCGTCCGGCGGTGACCACGGGTCAGTACGTGGTGCGTCCTGGCGATACGATGTTCTCCATCGCCTTCCGCTACGGTTGGGACTACAAGGCGTTGGCCGCGAGGAACAACATTCCTACGCCTTACACCATCCATCCAGGTCAGACGATTCGCTTTGACGGGCGCACCGGTTCATCGTCGAACACTGTGGTCACCCAGTCGGGTGCGAGCGCTTCGTCGTCGAGCAAAACCACGATCATCCGGCGTCCGGTCGGGACTACCGCAGCGGCAACACCGACCGTCGCCAGCAAGACTCCGCTGGCCCCGCTACCGCCTGCGGGCCCCGCCCCGACTGGCTGGGGATGGCCTTCGAACGGGATTTTAATTGGAAAATTCTCTTCAAACGGTAGTTTGAATAAAGGCATTGATATCGCCGGGGATTTGGGACAGCCTGTTTTAGCTGCGTCTGATGGGACGGTGGTATACGCCGGGAGTGGCTTAAGGGGCTACGGCGAATTAGTCATCATCAAACACAGCGATACCTACGTCAGTGCCTACGGTCATAACCGCAGGTTGTTGGTTCGGGAGGGGCAGCAGGTCAAAGTCGGACAGACAATTGCCGAGATGGGTTCAACGGGTACAGACCGGGTGAAACTGCACTTTGAGATTCGCCGACAAGGTAAACCTGTAGATCCGCTGCAATTCCTGCCACGTCGTTGA
- the fdxA gene encoding ferredoxin FdxA: protein MTFVVTDNCIKCKYTDCVEVCPVDCFYEGPNFLVIHPDECIDCALCEPECPAVAIFSEDEVPDEMQEFIQLNVELAEIWPNITEKKDSLPDAAEFDGVKGKIKDLIR, encoded by the coding sequence ATGACCTTCGTCGTCACCGACAACTGCATCAAGTGCAAGTACACCGACTGCGTAGAAGTCTGTCCGGTGGACTGCTTTTACGAAGGCCCGAACTTCCTGGTGATTCACCCGGATGAGTGCATCGACTGCGCACTGTGCGAGCCAGAATGCCCTGCTGTGGCCATTTTCTCCGAAGACGAAGTCCCGGATGAGATGCAGGAATTCATTCAGTTGAACGTTGAGCTGGCCGAGATCTGGCCCAACATCACCGAGAAGAAAGACTCTCTGCCTGATGCAGCCGAGTTTGATGGCGTCAAAGGCAAGATCAAAGACCTCATACGCTGA
- the surE gene encoding 5'/3'-nucleotidase SurE, producing MRILISNDDGVTAPGLAALHAALADYAECVVIAPEQDKSGASSSLTLDRPLHPQTLANGFISLNGTPTDCVHLGLHGLLEQQPDMVVSGINLGANLGDDVLYSGTVAAALEGRFLERPSFAFSLVSRQVENLPTAAYFARKLVEAHSRLDLPPRTVLNVNIPNLPLDHIRGIQLTRLGHRARAAAPVKVVDPRGRVGYWIAAAGDAEDGGPGTDFHAVMQGYVSITPLQLDRTFNDAFQSLDGWLEGLR from the coding sequence ATGCGTATTCTGATTTCTAACGACGACGGGGTAACTGCACCCGGTCTTGCCGCGCTTCATGCTGCGCTGGCGGACTATGCCGAGTGTGTGGTTATTGCCCCGGAGCAGGACAAAAGCGGCGCCAGCAGCTCGCTGACGCTCGACCGTCCGCTGCATCCGCAAACGTTGGCCAATGGCTTTATCAGCCTGAATGGCACGCCGACCGACTGCGTTCACCTGGGCCTCCACGGCCTGCTTGAACAGCAGCCAGACATGGTGGTTTCCGGGATCAACCTGGGGGCGAACCTGGGCGATGACGTGTTGTATTCGGGGACGGTCGCGGCGGCGCTCGAAGGGCGCTTCCTGGAGCGTCCCTCCTTTGCGTTCTCGCTGGTGTCGCGACAAGTTGAAAACCTGCCGACAGCGGCCTACTTTGCGCGCAAACTGGTGGAAGCTCATTCCCGGCTCGATTTGCCACCGCGTACGGTGCTGAACGTGAACATCCCCAATCTGCCCCTCGATCACATTCGTGGTATCCAGCTCACCCGGTTGGGGCATCGCGCCCGTGCGGCTGCGCCGGTGAAGGTGGTCGACCCGCGTGGCAGGGTCGGTTACTGGATCGCGGCGGCGGGCGATGCAGAAGATGGCGGCCCCGGCACCGATTTTCACGCGGTGATGCAGGGCTATGTTTCGATTACGCCGCTGCAACTGGATCGCACCTTCAACGATGCCTTCCAAAGTCTTGATGGCTGGCTCGAGGGGCTGCGCTGA
- the truD gene encoding tRNA pseudouridine(13) synthase TruD, translating to MNELQLLGPRAYGEALGTAVLKAIAEDFQVDEVLDIPLTGDGEHLWIWVEKRGLNTEEAARRIAKAAGVPLRTVSYAGLKDRQALTRQWFSVQLPGKADPDLSAAENDTLKILKTSRHKRKLQRGAHSANGFTLRLTQFSGDKAAIEERLQLIAKQGIPNYFGAQRFGHNGGNVVDARDWAARKALPEQRNVRSRLLSTARSFLFNRVLAARVADGSWQRAQVGDLLAFTDSRSFFPAGEAECSDPRLAILDLHPTGPQWGEGESPASGVTHDLEQRIAADEADLRDWLINAGMSHERRILRLPIGGLTWHYPSLDILQLEFVLPAGCFATVLVRELVDLVPVGQTDSPCVF from the coding sequence ATGAATGAACTGCAATTGCTTGGCCCGCGCGCTTATGGCGAAGCCCTCGGCACAGCGGTACTGAAAGCTATCGCCGAAGATTTCCAGGTCGATGAAGTCCTCGACATCCCGTTGACCGGTGACGGTGAACACCTGTGGATCTGGGTGGAAAAACGCGGTTTGAACACCGAAGAAGCGGCCCGGCGAATTGCCAAGGCGGCGGGTGTACCGCTGCGCACCGTCAGCTATGCCGGTTTGAAGGATCGCCAGGCCCTGACTCGTCAGTGGTTCAGCGTGCAGTTGCCGGGCAAGGCCGACCCGGACCTGTCGGCAGCGGAAAACGACACGCTGAAAATCCTCAAGACCTCGCGCCATAAGCGCAAGCTGCAACGCGGCGCTCACTCGGCCAACGGTTTTACCCTGCGCCTGACCCAGTTTTCCGGTGACAAGGCCGCTATTGAAGAGCGCCTGCAACTGATCGCCAAACAGGGCATCCCGAACTATTTTGGTGCCCAGCGTTTCGGTCACAACGGCGGCAACGTGGTGGATGCCCGTGACTGGGCGGCGCGCAAAGCCCTGCCGGAACAGCGCAATGTGCGCTCGCGCCTGCTTTCTACAGCCCGCAGCTTTCTATTCAACCGAGTGCTCGCGGCCCGAGTGGCCGACGGCAGTTGGCAGCGTGCCCAGGTCGGTGACTTGCTGGCCTTCACCGACAGCCGCAGCTTCTTCCCGGCCGGTGAGGCGGAATGCAGCGACCCGCGCCTGGCGATCCTCGACCTGCACCCGACCGGGCCGCAATGGGGCGAAGGCGAATCGCCGGCCAGCGGGGTCACTCACGATCTGGAACAACGCATCGCCGCTGACGAAGCCGACCTGCGCGATTGGTTGATCAATGCCGGAATGAGCCACGAACGTCGCATCCTGCGGCTGCCCATTGGCGGGTTGACGTGGCATTATCCTTCGCTGGACATTCTGCAACTGGAATTCGTCCTGCCGGCCGGATGCTTCGCCACCGTTTTGGTGCGCGAGCTCGTTGATCTGGTGCCGGTGGGGCAGACGGACAGCCCATGCGTATTCTGA
- a CDS encoding LysR substrate-binding domain-containing protein, whose protein sequence is MSENRWEGIDEFVAVAECSQFTAAAERLGVSSSHISRQIVRLEERLQTRLLYRSTRRVTLTEAGQTFLQHCQRLQDGREEALRAVGDLTSEPKGMLRMTCAVAYGERFIVPLVTSFMGLYPQLRVDIELSNRPLDLVHEGLDLAIRLGRLQDSRLVATRLAPRRMYLCASPSYLERYGRPHSLSELSRHNCLIGSSDIWQLEQDGREFSQRVQGNWRCNSGQAVLDAALQGVGLCQLPDYYVLEHLNNGTLVSLLDAHQPPNTAVWALYPQQRHLSPKVRKLVDYLKEGLTKRPEYRG, encoded by the coding sequence GTGTCCGAGAATCGCTGGGAAGGTATCGACGAGTTCGTCGCCGTGGCCGAATGCAGCCAATTCACGGCGGCCGCCGAGCGCCTTGGGGTTTCGTCCTCGCACATCAGTCGACAAATCGTACGCCTGGAAGAACGATTACAGACCCGGTTGCTCTATCGCAGTACGCGCCGCGTCACGCTGACCGAGGCCGGGCAAACTTTTTTGCAACACTGCCAGCGCTTGCAGGATGGTCGCGAAGAAGCCTTGCGCGCCGTCGGCGACCTGACCAGTGAACCTAAAGGGATGCTGCGCATGACCTGCGCGGTGGCTTATGGCGAGCGATTTATCGTGCCGTTGGTCACCAGCTTCATGGGGCTTTACCCGCAATTGCGCGTGGACATCGAACTGAGCAACCGCCCACTCGACCTGGTGCATGAGGGCCTGGACCTGGCGATACGCCTCGGGCGATTGCAAGACTCACGGCTGGTGGCCACGCGCCTGGCGCCACGGCGCATGTACTTGTGTGCGTCACCGTCGTATCTGGAACGGTATGGGCGCCCGCACAGTTTGTCGGAGCTGAGTCGACACAACTGTTTGATCGGCAGTTCGGACATCTGGCAACTGGAACAGGATGGGCGGGAATTTTCCCAAAGGGTACAAGGCAATTGGCGCTGCAACAGTGGGCAAGCGGTGCTGGATGCGGCACTACAGGGCGTCGGGTTGTGTCAGTTGCCGGACTATTACGTGCTGGAGCATCTGAACAACGGCACGCTGGTGTCGTTGCTCGACGCTCATCAACCACCGAACACCGCCGTCTGGGCGCTGTATCCGCAGCAACGGCATCTGTCGCCGAAGGTGCGCAAGTTGGTGGACTATCTGAAGGAAGGCTTGACCAAGCGGCCAGAGTATCGGGGTTAG